In one Streptomyces venezuelae genomic region, the following are encoded:
- a CDS encoding ABC transporter permease translates to MSSTTLNTPAVRTAPAYRLSTKGVIRSEWHKLWTLRSTWITLITASALVLAVGITMGSTYDGDDSEIDTVVFTLFGTQLSQICLAVLGILVTAGEYSTGMIRSSLAAVPRRAPVLWSKAGVFTAVAFTVSLATNIVTFLVAQIWLADTDKELALTDPGVFGALTTSAVSLTLLSLIALGLGALFRSVPGAIGAFVATVLILPEVLSMLPFGAVDTAMKYFPAQAASSLGSVARVEDAVAPGTAVFTLALWAAAIMAAATTLLKRRDV, encoded by the coding sequence ATGAGCAGCACCACCCTCAACACCCCCGCCGTCCGCACCGCCCCTGCCTACCGCCTCAGCACCAAGGGCGTCATCCGCTCCGAATGGCACAAGCTGTGGACGCTCCGCTCGACGTGGATCACTCTGATCACCGCGAGTGCCCTGGTCCTCGCGGTCGGCATCACCATGGGCTCCACGTACGACGGCGACGACTCCGAGATCGACACCGTCGTCTTCACCCTCTTCGGCACCCAGCTCTCCCAGATCTGCCTCGCCGTCCTCGGCATCCTCGTGACCGCGGGCGAGTACTCGACGGGCATGATCCGTTCCTCCCTCGCCGCGGTACCGCGCCGGGCCCCCGTCCTGTGGTCCAAGGCCGGTGTCTTCACCGCGGTCGCCTTCACCGTGTCCCTCGCGACGAACATCGTGACGTTCCTCGTCGCCCAGATCTGGCTCGCGGACACCGACAAGGAGCTCGCGCTCACCGACCCCGGCGTGTTCGGCGCCCTCACGACCAGCGCCGTCTCCCTCACCCTGCTCAGCCTCATCGCGCTCGGTCTCGGCGCCCTGTTCCGCTCGGTGCCCGGTGCCATCGGCGCGTTCGTCGCGACCGTCCTGATCCTGCCCGAGGTCCTGTCGATGCTGCCGTTCGGCGCCGTGGACACCGCCATGAAGTACTTCCCCGCCCAGGCCGCGAGCTCCCTCGGCTCGGTGGCGCGCGTGGAGGACGCCGTCGCGCCCGGCACGGCCGTGTTCACGCTCGCCCTGTGGGCGGCGGCCATCATGGCGGCGGCGACCACGCTGCTCAAGCGACGCGACGTGTGA
- a CDS encoding ATP-binding cassette domain-containing protein, producing the protein MIRAYGLTKHYGGKSAKKAVDDLSFEVLPGTVTGFLGPNGAGKSTTMRMLIGLDSPTRGRATIGDRAYAAHPAPLHEVGALLEARSVHPGRSAYHHLMALAHTHSIPKSRVDAVLDLAGIHEVARRRVKGFSLGMGQRLGIAAALLGDPATVILDEPVNGLDPEGVLWIRNLLKSLAAEGRTVLVSSHLMSEMALTAEHLIIIGRGKLLADTTVERFVRESGSGAVRVVSPEAGHLTELLAGPGVRISGDAPGVLDVRGTDAEHIGRTAAAHGIPLFELTPQTASLEQAFMDLTRDSVEYVAATRPPATSATRRSEGAAA; encoded by the coding sequence ATGATTCGGGCATACGGACTGACCAAGCACTACGGCGGCAAGTCCGCCAAGAAGGCCGTCGACGACCTCAGCTTCGAGGTCCTCCCCGGCACCGTCACCGGCTTCCTCGGCCCCAACGGGGCGGGCAAGTCCACCACCATGCGGATGCTCATCGGCCTCGACTCCCCCACCCGCGGCCGCGCCACCATCGGCGACCGCGCCTACGCGGCCCACCCCGCGCCCCTCCACGAGGTCGGCGCGCTCCTGGAGGCACGCTCGGTCCACCCGGGCCGCTCCGCGTACCACCACCTCATGGCGCTCGCCCACACCCACTCCATCCCGAAGAGCCGCGTCGACGCGGTCCTGGACCTGGCCGGCATCCACGAGGTCGCCCGCAGGCGCGTCAAGGGCTTCTCCCTCGGCATGGGACAGCGCCTCGGCATCGCGGCCGCCCTGCTCGGCGACCCGGCCACGGTGATCCTCGACGAGCCGGTCAACGGCCTCGACCCCGAGGGCGTCCTGTGGATCCGCAACCTCCTCAAGTCCCTCGCCGCCGAGGGCCGTACGGTCCTCGTCTCGTCGCACCTCATGAGCGAGATGGCGCTGACGGCCGAGCACCTGATCATCATCGGCCGGGGCAAGCTCCTGGCCGACACCACCGTCGAGCGCTTCGTACGCGAGTCGGGCTCCGGCGCTGTCAGGGTCGTGTCCCCCGAGGCGGGCCACCTGACCGAACTGCTCGCGGGGCCGGGCGTGCGGATCTCCGGCGACGCCCCGGGCGTCCTCGACGTACGCGGCACCGACGCCGAGCACATCGGGCGCACCGCAGCCGCGCACGGCATCCCGCTCTTCGAACTCACCCCTCAGACGGCGTCGTTGGAGCAGGCGTTCATGGACCTGACGCGGGACTCGGTCGAGTACGTGGCCGCCACCCGCCCCCCTGCCACCTCTGCCACCCGTCGTTCGGAAGGAGCTGCGGCATGA
- a CDS encoding GNAT family N-acetyltransferase produces MEHEYVVRTVRADEWPQVRELRLAALRDPAAPVAFLETYEEAAAKPDSFWRERAEGAAKGLPVRQFVAEDADGVWVGSVTVLVEEAGADDVFGGVTEQRQAHVVGVYVRPEHRGAGATDALFEAAVGWSWSLDGLERVRLYVHEGNPRAQAFYRRFGFVRSGGVVPVPGDPSSREFELVLKRP; encoded by the coding sequence ATGGAACACGAGTACGTCGTACGAACCGTCCGCGCCGACGAGTGGCCGCAGGTCAGGGAGTTGCGGCTGGCCGCGCTGCGGGATCCGGCGGCGCCGGTCGCCTTCCTGGAGACCTACGAGGAGGCCGCGGCGAAGCCGGACTCGTTCTGGCGGGAGCGTGCCGAGGGCGCGGCTAAGGGCCTTCCGGTACGGCAGTTCGTGGCGGAGGACGCGGACGGCGTGTGGGTCGGCTCGGTGACCGTGCTGGTCGAGGAGGCGGGGGCGGACGACGTCTTCGGCGGGGTGACCGAGCAGCGGCAGGCGCACGTCGTGGGGGTCTACGTGCGGCCCGAGCACCGGGGCGCCGGCGCGACGGACGCGCTGTTCGAGGCGGCCGTGGGCTGGTCGTGGTCCCTGGACGGGCTGGAGCGGGTGCGGCTGTACGTCCACGAGGGCAACCCGCGGGCGCAGGCGTTCTACCGGCGCTTCGGGTTCGTACGCAGCGGTGGGGTCGTACCCGTGCCGGGGGACCCGTCCTCGCGGGAGTTCGAGCTGGTGCTGAAGCGGCCCTGA
- a CDS encoding helix-turn-helix transcriptional regulator has protein sequence MHDDAQGPGTGCRCAATAESPCAAGLSRYRAAVVKGCLPRATAPRCLVHLGLLTPPPDDPDVLVPVSPNVAESELLQPVRESLDAQQELLKSMSAGFSPVHAIYRAARRESQDWLTVVDGTDAGPALLEQAVRGCRTELLTVQPTGEALFPAGAAHRALFPHAARTHAARWRHLQDIERSGGRVRTLHQLTGRLLVCDGSVAYLVGRATVEIRQPTVVAHLAAVFEDAWERARPVAEPTAARGREPLIVDEVRRTVMKLLVSGLTDDAIARRLGVSRRTVAGHVAAISAELGSQSRAQLGYLIARTEPELP, from the coding sequence ATGCACGATGACGCACAAGGCCCCGGCACCGGCTGCCGCTGCGCCGCCACCGCGGAATCCCCCTGCGCCGCGGGCCTGAGCCGATACCGGGCCGCGGTCGTCAAGGGCTGCCTGCCGCGCGCGACGGCGCCCCGCTGCCTCGTACACCTCGGCCTGCTGACGCCGCCGCCGGACGACCCGGACGTCCTCGTACCGGTCTCGCCCAACGTCGCGGAGTCCGAACTCCTCCAGCCCGTACGGGAGTCGCTCGACGCCCAGCAGGAGTTGCTGAAGTCGATGAGCGCCGGGTTCTCGCCGGTCCACGCCATCTACCGGGCCGCGCGGCGCGAGTCCCAGGACTGGCTGACCGTCGTCGACGGCACGGACGCCGGGCCCGCGCTCCTGGAGCAGGCCGTACGCGGCTGCCGTACGGAACTCCTGACCGTCCAGCCGACAGGTGAGGCCCTGTTCCCGGCCGGCGCCGCCCACCGTGCCCTCTTCCCGCACGCGGCCCGCACCCATGCCGCGCGGTGGCGGCACCTCCAGGACATCGAGCGGTCGGGCGGCCGCGTCCGCACCCTGCACCAGCTGACCGGGCGCCTGCTCGTGTGCGACGGCAGCGTCGCCTACCTCGTCGGCCGCGCCACCGTGGAGATCCGGCAGCCCACCGTCGTGGCCCACCTCGCGGCCGTCTTCGAGGACGCCTGGGAGCGGGCGCGGCCCGTGGCCGAACCGACCGCCGCGCGCGGCCGCGAACCACTGATCGTCGACGAGGTCCGCCGCACGGTGATGAAGCTCCTCGTCTCCGGCCTCACGGACGACGCCATCGCGCGCCGCCTCGGGGTGTCGCGGCGCACGGTGGCGGGCCATGTGGCCGCGATCTCCGCCGAGTTGGGCTCGCAGTCACGGGCGCAGCTCGGCTACCTCATCGCGCGGACGGAACCGGAGCTGCCCTAG
- a CDS encoding SDR family NAD(P)-dependent oxidoreductase → MVHVKEALSRSTVVITGAGSGIGLATAELVARRGARVVLTDRSAEVVRPHAERIAELTGSEAEYRALDVTDGAAVEEVMGSVGTIDHLFTCASGSVVAPFEELTEAEVRRFFEVKWWGQYRCLRAALPHLRRETGSVTLVSGYLYRKTDPGYFAFGAVNGAVEAAVKSLAVELAPLRVNAIAPGPTDTHAHLMSPEQHRAYRAEIAERLPVGRPGTAEEVAHAAAYLMENAFTTGTTLDVDGGKR, encoded by the coding sequence GTGGTCCACGTGAAGGAAGCCCTCTCCCGCAGCACCGTCGTCATCACCGGCGCGGGCAGCGGCATCGGACTCGCCACCGCCGAACTCGTCGCGCGGCGCGGAGCCCGCGTCGTCCTCACCGACCGCAGCGCGGAGGTGGTGCGCCCGCACGCCGAGCGGATCGCGGAACTCACCGGCTCGGAGGCCGAGTACCGGGCGCTGGACGTCACCGACGGCGCCGCCGTCGAGGAGGTCATGGGCTCGGTCGGCACCATCGACCACCTCTTCACCTGCGCGTCCGGCAGCGTCGTCGCGCCGTTCGAGGAGCTCACGGAGGCCGAGGTGCGCCGGTTCTTCGAGGTCAAGTGGTGGGGGCAGTACCGGTGCCTGCGGGCCGCGCTGCCGCACCTGCGCAGGGAGACGGGGTCGGTCACGCTCGTCTCCGGCTACCTCTACCGCAAGACCGACCCGGGCTACTTCGCGTTCGGCGCCGTCAACGGAGCGGTCGAGGCCGCGGTGAAGTCCCTTGCCGTCGAGCTGGCGCCGCTCCGCGTCAACGCGATCGCCCCCGGTCCGACCGACACGCACGCCCACCTGATGAGCCCCGAGCAGCACCGGGCCTACCGGGCGGAGATCGCCGAGCGGCTGCCCGTGGGGCGGCCCGGCACGGCCGAGGAGGTCGCCCACGCGGCGGCGTACCTGATGGAGAACGCGTTCACGACCGGTACGACGCTGGACGTCGACGGCGGCAAGCGCTGA
- a CDS encoding TraM recognition domain-containing protein, translating into MRDEWERGRSPHGRGPADPGGPRGGGRARPSGSGSGGVPDGLLVGFLGLLIGATVLVWSATNLAGRFARGAWPEKVSFGHTPPAVRHLIGNPKDVAGAWPETPADQLSGYGLFWGLFIGQLLVLIVMTVFVMGTVTRWRAVRRARREGAEAPSSAPGPAAVQTPEPGPAPAPAPTPAHAAGPAPAPTPPQTPAPEPTAVPAPAPAPGQPPVPAPGPAPAEPGAPAPALAPLSTATPVEYAAPVGAAPGTSAPLTVPTPRAPLVLGDPATRRPLAVQAVQDAEGAALVLTSDPTLWAETKDARAKLGPVLLYDPSHLCDTPARLHWSPTTGCADKATAEARAAALLAPIRPASKLDVAVADTAQILMRSFLHAAAVADKPMKNVHRWSQGNQVQEAVRILRTHPKAAPGAAGELEATLTAHPERRDIAQELTARALAALFTVHVRESCAPNRTDALSLDSFVDEGGTLFVVGEAIEDPKARQGPGAMPLLTALASSVVEHGRRMAARSSSGRLDPPMTLVLDDVAAVAPLPQLPELLSTGAGRGLPTLALLRSREQGRSRWPDSELPVT; encoded by the coding sequence ATGCGGGATGAGTGGGAGCGGGGGCGGTCCCCGCACGGGCGGGGTCCGGCGGATCCCGGCGGCCCCCGCGGGGGCGGACGGGCACGGCCGTCCGGGTCCGGCTCCGGCGGGGTTCCCGACGGCCTCCTGGTGGGTTTCCTGGGCCTCCTGATCGGGGCCACGGTGCTCGTCTGGTCGGCCACGAACCTCGCGGGGCGGTTCGCGCGGGGCGCGTGGCCGGAGAAGGTCTCGTTCGGCCATACGCCGCCCGCGGTACGCCACTTGATCGGCAACCCGAAGGACGTGGCGGGCGCCTGGCCGGAGACCCCGGCGGACCAGCTGTCGGGCTACGGCCTGTTCTGGGGCCTGTTCATCGGCCAACTGCTGGTGCTCATCGTCATGACCGTCTTCGTGATGGGGACGGTCACGCGGTGGCGGGCTGTGCGGAGGGCTCGGCGGGAGGGGGCGGAGGCGCCGAGCTCTGCCCCTGGTCCGGCAGCGGTTCAGACACCGGAACCGGGACCAGCACCAGCACCAGCACCGACCCCAGCCCACGCAGCGGGACCGGCCCCCGCCCCGACACCGCCCCAGACCCCCGCACCGGAACCCACCGCGGTTCCAGCCCCGGCCCCGGCCCCCGGTCAGCCCCCCGTACCGGCCCCAGGACCCGCACCGGCGGAACCAGGCGCACCCGCCCCGGCCCTCGCCCCCCTCTCCACCGCCACGCCGGTCGAGTACGCCGCCCCCGTCGGCGCCGCCCCCGGCACCAGCGCACCCCTCACCGTCCCCACCCCCCGCGCCCCCCTGGTCCTCGGCGACCCGGCCACCCGCCGCCCCCTCGCCGTGCAGGCCGTCCAGGATGCCGAGGGTGCCGCGCTCGTCCTGACCTCCGATCCCACCCTGTGGGCCGAGACGAAGGACGCGCGGGCCAAGCTCGGGCCCGTCCTGCTCTACGACCCCTCCCACCTGTGCGACACCCCGGCCCGCCTCCACTGGTCCCCCACCACCGGCTGCGCGGACAAGGCGACGGCGGAGGCACGTGCCGCCGCGCTCCTCGCCCCGATAAGACCGGCGTCGAAGCTGGACGTCGCCGTGGCCGACACGGCCCAGATCCTGATGCGCAGCTTCCTGCACGCCGCCGCGGTGGCGGACAAGCCCATGAAGAACGTGCACCGCTGGTCGCAGGGCAACCAGGTGCAGGAGGCGGTACGCATCCTCCGTACGCATCCGAAGGCCGCGCCCGGCGCCGCGGGCGAGCTGGAGGCCACGCTCACCGCGCACCCCGAAAGGCGGGACATCGCGCAGGAGTTGACCGCCCGCGCCCTGGCCGCGCTCTTCACCGTCCACGTACGCGAATCCTGCGCACCGAACCGAACTGATGCGCTCTCTCTGGATTCCTTTGTCGATGAAGGGGGCACGCTTTTTGTGGTGGGTGAGGCGATCGAGGATCCCAAGGCCCGCCAAGGCCCGGGTGCCATGCCCCTGTTGACGGCACTCGCCTCCAGCGTGGTCGAGCACGGCCGGCGCATGGCCGCACGGTCATCCTCCGGTCGGCTCGACCCACCAATGACGCTCGTCCTGGACGACGTCGCCGCGGTGGCTCCGCTGCCTCAGCTGCCGGAGCTGCTCTCCACCGGGGCGGGCCGGGGCCTGCCGACCCTGGCTCTGCTCCGGTCCCGGGAACAGGGCAGGTCACGCTGGCCGGACAGCGAACTGCCGGTGACGTGA
- a CDS encoding ATP-binding protein encodes MRDPLTVLTDAFTSFLFGKVETTRLPVRTSTGQAQAVYLPTAAPGLGDSGVIIGREVYSGKGYIYDPFQLYGQQLPAPHWLVLGESGNGKSALEKTYVLRQLRFKDRQVVVLDAQGEDGVGEWNLIAQELGITPIRLDPTAALDMGIRLNPLDPAITTTGQLALLRTIIEVAMGHGLDERSGFALKVAHAYVNETIVERQPVLTDIVEQLRHPEPESAEAMNVAIDDVRAWGLDVALVLDRLVDGDLRGMFDGPTTVGIDLDAPLIVFDLSHIDRNSIAMPILMAIVGVWLEHTWIRPDRKKRIFLVEEAWHIINSPFVAQLFQRLLKFGRRLGLSFVAVVHHLSDVVDGAAAKEAAAILKMASTRTIYAQKADEARATGRVLGLPRWAVEIIPTLTPGIAVWDVNGNVQVVKHLITETERPLVFTDRAMTESSADLPHEAPSDDAMRAAELEAEERAAYMEQHAG; translated from the coding sequence ATGCGGGATCCGCTGACCGTCCTCACGGACGCCTTCACCTCCTTCCTCTTCGGGAAGGTCGAGACGACCAGGCTTCCGGTGCGTACGTCCACGGGGCAGGCCCAGGCGGTCTACCTCCCGACGGCCGCGCCAGGACTCGGCGACTCGGGCGTGATCATCGGGCGTGAGGTGTACTCCGGCAAGGGGTACATCTACGACCCCTTCCAGCTGTACGGGCAGCAGCTGCCCGCTCCGCACTGGCTGGTGCTCGGCGAGTCCGGGAACGGCAAGTCGGCGCTGGAGAAGACGTACGTACTGCGGCAGCTGCGGTTCAAGGACCGGCAGGTCGTCGTCCTGGACGCGCAGGGCGAGGACGGCGTCGGCGAGTGGAACCTCATCGCCCAGGAGCTGGGGATAACTCCCATCCGGCTCGACCCGACGGCCGCCCTGGACATGGGCATCCGGCTCAACCCGCTGGACCCGGCGATCACGACGACCGGGCAGCTCGCGCTGCTCCGCACCATCATCGAGGTCGCCATGGGGCACGGCCTCGACGAGCGGTCGGGCTTCGCGCTGAAGGTCGCGCACGCGTACGTGAACGAGACCATCGTCGAGCGGCAGCCGGTCCTGACCGACATCGTCGAGCAGCTGCGCCACCCCGAGCCGGAGTCGGCCGAGGCCATGAACGTGGCCATAGACGACGTGCGGGCGTGGGGTCTGGACGTGGCGCTCGTCCTCGACCGTCTCGTCGACGGCGACCTGCGCGGCATGTTCGACGGTCCGACGACCGTCGGCATCGACCTCGACGCCCCCCTCATCGTCTTCGACCTCTCCCACATCGACCGCAACTCGATCGCGATGCCGATTCTGATGGCGATCGTCGGCGTCTGGCTCGAACACACCTGGATCCGCCCGGACCGCAAGAAGCGCATCTTCCTGGTCGAAGAGGCGTGGCACATCATCAACTCCCCCTTCGTGGCCCAGCTGTTCCAGCGCCTCCTGAAGTTCGGCCGACGCCTCGGTCTGTCGTTCGTCGCGGTGGTCCACCACCTCAGCGACGTCGTGGACGGGGCGGCGGCCAAGGAGGCGGCCGCGATCCTGAAGATGGCCTCCACCCGGACGATCTACGCCCAGAAGGCGGACGAGGCACGGGCCACGGGACGGGTCCTCGGGCTGCCCAGGTGGGCCGTGGAGATCATCCCGACGCTCACGCCCGGTATCGCCGTCTGGGACGTGAACGGCAACGTACAGGTGGTGAAGCACCTGATCACCGAGACGGAACGGCCGCTGGTCTTCACCGACCGCGCCATGACCGAGTCGTCGGCCGACCTCCCCCACGAAGCCCCGTCCGACGACGCGATGCGGGCGGCGGAGCTGGAGGCTGAGGAGCGGGCGGCGTACATGGAGCAGCATGCGGGATGA
- a CDS encoding SCO6880 family protein yields the protein MTTQSHLSQPVAPRRTYLIGRARPNAIVGKNRETGEIALIIVGAFLGMMCGLLVPVLSLRIMLLTGLPMLAIAAVYVPYKGRTFYKWFEINRSFKRSLKRGTAYRSASPEAGVRLDGREVEIGPPPGIGRISWLAAPFGPDEIAVLLHADRRTVTAAIEIEGPGVGLRDSEDQEALVDRFGTLLKHVANGDGFVTRLQMLARTLPADPDAHAKDVSVRGDDRALPWLQQSYDQLQSMVSTSSEQHRAYLVACMHYSRDLAAEAQAMARAARPAGGRKLDKDAGLAVVMARELTDICSRLQEADIRVRQPLGQGRLSSLVHSMYDPDHPIDHIQAMTKRNAWPAELDAMEPTYLQAKTRESSTRAPWCHATAWVKEWPMTPVGVNFLAPLLVHTPDVIRTVAVTMDLEPTEVAIERMLTEKTNDEAEASRQAKMNRTVDPRDIASHSRLDQRGEDLASGAAGVNLVGYITVSSRSPEALARDKRTIRASAGKSYLKLEWCDREHHRAFVNTLPFATGIRR from the coding sequence TTGACGACCCAGTCCCACCTGTCCCAGCCGGTCGCGCCCCGCCGCACATATCTGATCGGCCGCGCCCGGCCGAACGCGATCGTCGGCAAGAACCGCGAGACCGGGGAGATCGCCCTGATCATCGTGGGCGCCTTCCTCGGCATGATGTGCGGGCTCCTCGTCCCCGTCCTCTCCCTGCGCATCATGCTGCTCACCGGTCTCCCGATGCTCGCCATCGCGGCGGTGTACGTCCCGTACAAGGGCCGGACGTTCTACAAGTGGTTCGAGATCAACCGGAGTTTCAAGCGGTCGTTGAAGCGCGGGACCGCCTACCGCTCCGCCTCGCCCGAGGCGGGCGTCCGGCTGGACGGCAGGGAGGTCGAGATCGGTCCGCCGCCCGGCATCGGCCGCATCAGCTGGCTGGCCGCGCCCTTCGGCCCGGACGAGATCGCCGTGCTGCTGCACGCCGACCGACGGACCGTCACCGCCGCCATCGAGATCGAAGGTCCCGGCGTCGGGCTGCGCGACAGCGAGGACCAGGAGGCCCTCGTCGACCGGTTCGGCACGCTCCTCAAGCACGTCGCCAACGGGGACGGGTTCGTCACCCGCCTCCAGATGCTCGCCCGTACCCTGCCCGCCGACCCGGACGCCCACGCCAAGGACGTCAGCGTGCGCGGCGACGACCGGGCGCTGCCCTGGCTCCAGCAGTCGTACGACCAGTTGCAGTCCATGGTGTCCACCAGCAGCGAGCAGCACCGCGCGTACCTCGTGGCCTGCATGCACTACTCCCGTGACCTCGCCGCGGAGGCGCAGGCGATGGCCCGCGCGGCCCGCCCGGCCGGCGGCAGGAAGCTCGACAAGGACGCCGGTCTCGCCGTCGTCATGGCGCGCGAGCTCACCGACATCTGCTCGCGCCTCCAGGAGGCCGACATCCGGGTCAGGCAGCCGCTCGGACAAGGGCGGCTCTCCTCTCTGGTGCACTCCATGTACGACCCGGACCACCCCATCGACCACATCCAGGCGATGACGAAGCGCAACGCCTGGCCCGCCGAGCTCGACGCCATGGAGCCCACCTACCTCCAGGCGAAGACCCGCGAGTCCTCCACCCGCGCCCCGTGGTGCCACGCGACGGCCTGGGTGAAGGAGTGGCCGATGACGCCCGTCGGCGTCAACTTCCTCGCCCCGCTGCTCGTCCACACCCCGGACGTCATCAGGACGGTGGCCGTGACGATGGACCTCGAACCCACCGAGGTCGCCATCGAGCGGATGCTCACCGAGAAGACGAACGACGAGGCGGAGGCGAGCCGCCAGGCCAAGATGAACCGCACGGTCGACCCCCGCGACATCGCCTCGCACTCCCGCCTCGACCAGCGCGGCGAGGACCTGGCGAGCGGCGCGGCGGGTGTCAACCTCGTCGGCTACATCACGGTCTCTTCCCGTTCCCCGGAGGCGCTCGCGCGCGACAAGCGCACCATCCGCGCCTCCGCCGGCAAGTCGTATCTGAAGCTGGAGTGGTGCGACCGCGAGCACCACAGGGCCTTCGTCAACACGCTGCCGTTCGCGACCGGCATCCGACGCTAG
- a CDS encoding DUF4232 domain-containing protein: MKHTHATKTLLAGLALISTLGLTACNGDDTGGTGAGSADSAASSTAGGSGGSGSGSDQGTGGGTSGSGGSDSGAGTEGKSGGNDSGKGTGAGTGSHSNGKIGICRSDELEVTAVDNSTDKTEGVVTVQFENGGGRDCAINGYAGVDLKTATGDTLSVDRNGEKATPGVLKDGESAAFNITFPINNSGGSGVRVSKILVTPPNETKTVTIAWPAGSLPAANPDAPSGGPKLSISPVGTVSDSPAG, translated from the coding sequence ATGAAGCACACGCATGCCACCAAGACCCTCCTCGCCGGTCTCGCGCTGATCAGCACGCTCGGCCTGACCGCCTGCAACGGAGACGACACCGGCGGCACGGGTGCGGGGTCCGCCGACTCCGCCGCGAGCTCCACCGCGGGCGGTAGCGGCGGCTCGGGCAGCGGGTCGGACCAGGGGACCGGAGGCGGCACCTCCGGCAGCGGCGGCAGTGACAGCGGAGCCGGCACCGAGGGCAAGAGCGGCGGCAACGACAGCGGCAAGGGAACCGGTGCCGGCACCGGTTCCCACTCGAACGGCAAGATCGGCATCTGCCGCAGCGACGAACTGGAAGTCACCGCCGTCGACAACAGCACCGACAAGACGGAAGGCGTCGTCACCGTCCAGTTCGAGAACGGCGGCGGCCGCGACTGCGCCATCAACGGCTACGCGGGCGTCGACCTCAAGACCGCCACGGGCGACACCCTGTCCGTGGACCGCAACGGCGAGAAGGCCACGCCCGGCGTCCTGAAGGACGGCGAGTCCGCCGCCTTCAACATCACGTTCCCCATCAACAACAGCGGTGGCTCCGGCGTGCGCGTCTCCAAGATCCTCGTGACGCCGCCGAACGAGACGAAGACCGTCACCATCGCCTGGCCCGCGGGCTCCCTCCCCGCGGCCAACCCCGATGCCCCCTCCGGCGGCCCGAAGCTGTCGATCAGCCCGGTCGGCACGGTCAGCGACTCCCCCGCAGGCTGA